The Leptospira sp. WS60.C2 genome includes the window GTTTGGTGGCATGTAGAATAATTTTAAAATGAATGGAAAAGTATGTTTGGTATCCTTTTCATAATGGAACATGTTAAAAACTAACTTCCCTTCTGGTTTTAACACACGATATGCTTCTTTATAAAAATCAACGAGAGGATCAAAATGATAGGCGCAATCAACTGCAAAGACATAGTCATAGAAATTTGACGGAAGTGTTTTGATCTGCTCCCATCCTCCTTCTAAAAAAGGTTTCACTTTTACATCATTCTCGTTCCATAAATGTTTGGCGAAGTTGGATTGTTCTCCAGGCAAATTAATGGCTGATAGTAATTTGGGAGCGAAATGTTGTTTCCAATAGACTAAACCACCGCCAAGCCCCGAGCCAACTTCTAAAATGGATGCCTCTTTCGTGAGGTGGCAATGTCTCACAAATTCCGTTAAAAATTGAACTCCGGCATCTTTGTAATTAGAAACCTCACTCCAGTATCCAAAATTGGAAACAAAATAGGGGGAGGCTTGAGGGAGATCGTTTACGGGAGATTTGGAAAAAGGAAAGGGTGTCATTTTTTTTACTTGCTTGTTTTGTATACCCTGCTGGGTATATAGGAATGAGCCTTTCCGAAAATCAAACCAAACTCATCCACCGCATCAATCGTATCCAAGGGCAGCTGGAAGCGATTAAAAATACCATTGTTACGGAAGAACAGGACTGCGAAAAAGCAATCCTACTTCTCAAAGCTGCCCACCAAGCGATGAAAAAGTTTGGAGAGGCATACATTCATGAGTATATGGATACCTGTTTCAAAGAAAAAAAGTCCACACAAAACATCGAAGCGGATGTAAAAAAAGCAATTTCCGCCGCCTTTTCTCTTTAAACCTTACCTTCCCCCTCTGTAAAAAATTTCGATAAAACACTTGCCATATATACCCACAGGGGTATATATGGATCAAAGCAATATACTATAGGGGGTATGGTAATGTTCTTGGCTTCAACAAAAACATGGTATTTAGAGCGATTGGTATTTCTGATTGCAGGAGTGTTTAGCTTAGTAGGTGTCACTCTGGGAACTTACGTTTCATCATGGTGGTTTCTTCTGAACTTACTTGTTGGGATTAACCTGGTCGTTTTTTCTACAATCGGGTTTTGTCCAATGGCAATTCTTTTGAACAAACTTGGTGTAGAACCAAAGGTAAAGGACTAATCCAATGAAACATTTCATTAGCTTTCTGCTTCTCTTCGCTCCGATTTATCTTTCTGCTGAAGGAGTCGGTTTTGACGATCTTTGGAAACGTATCGAAGAAAATTCATCAGCAAGAAAATCCAAGTATTTGGAGTGGAAGGCTGGTGAAATTGCAAAAGATCGATCCGACAAACACTGGTTACCAAGAGTGTATGCGGATCTTCGTACGTTTCAAACTAACGATCCCACTCTGAACTTTATGGGAAAACTAAGCCAGAGAAGTGCCACTGATGCCGATTTTTCAACTGCATCCACACGTGTGAGACCTGGAAACTTTTTAGATTCAAATAACCAACCTTATACAACGTTGAATTCTGATACAATGAATTTGTTTGCGAAGGATACACTAAACTATCCTGGAAGTAATCAATATTCAAGAGGAACTCTTGGATTGGATTTACCATTGTATGAAGGTGGTTCAGGAAAAACCTTTGCTGCAATGAATGAAAAAAGAACTGCTGGTTTAAAATTTGAATGGTTAGCCATTCAAGACCGAGAGTTTGCACAAGCAGGTTTTTATTATAGAGCCATACAGAGTTTAAATGATTATAAAAAGAGACTCGATCAAATCAAAAAAATTGAAAGTCGATTCCAATCAAGTTATTCGTTGGGAAACAAAGGGAATCCGGTTGGATATGCTGGATACTTAGCATTAAAATCGATTAAAAATCAAATTTCAATTTTAGAAAAACAATCTGATTTGCAAATCAATGACTACAAAGAAACACTTTATGTTTTATCTGATCTTCCATCTACAAACTTAGAGATAGTTGAGTCAGATCTAAATACATTCTTAGATACATACTTCAAAAGACCAATCGGATATGAGCGATCCAATGGAATGAATGCTCAGATTAAGTATGCAGAAGGGGAAAAACTCAAAGCAGAAATGGAAATGGCAAAATTTTTACCTAAGATTGGTGCCTATTCGGAAGCTTATGGTTATCAAGGTAGCAGAAACATCGCAAATGCCTACCAAGCTGGTGTGTATTTACAGATGAATCTATACAATCCCAAAGACATGGGTGCTGTTGAGGAATCTAAACTAAATGCAGAAGCTGCTCTTAAAAAAATAGAAGAGAAAACCAAAGAAGAAGAAACCCACGTTAAACAACTGATCCAAAAAGAGATCGCGCTTAAGGAAAGTTTAGAACTCATTCGAGAAACCGTGAAATACCAAGAAGAACAAGTGCAAAACATGCAAAGGTTATTTCAAAGTGGTGCAATTAACGCGATTCAGTTCGCTGAGACTCTGAATAAATCTTTAGAGTTATCTCGTGTGTATATGGAAACTGAAATTGCAGTTTTACAAGTGAGAACAGAAGCATCGATATTTTCAAAAAAGGAAGAAACAAATGAATCCATTGGAAGAAATTAGAGCCGGTTTTGCGGGAAGACTCGCAGAGACCTTTTTACATTCTAGGCTAACTCCTGTCATAGCGATCGCAAGTCTTGTGCTTGGACTCTTTGCAGTGTATCTAACACCAAAAGAAGAAGAACCACAAATTTCGGTTCCAATGATCGACATTCAAATTCCAAGCCCTGGTTTTTCACCAGAAGAAACAGAACGAAAAGTAACCGAACCTGTGGAAAGAGCGGTATGGGGTTTGGAAGGAGTTGAATATATCTATTCAACAAGTAAATGGCACGGAAGTTACATCACTGTCAGGTTTAAAGTTGGGGAACCAATCGAACCATCCCTCGTAAAAATCCATCATAAGTTAATGGAGGCAAAGGCAATTCTTCCTAAGAACACTTTACCTCCTACTATAAAATCCTATTCCATTGATGATGTTCCTTTCTTAGCGCTAAGTTTTAGTGCAGAGACAATGAATGATTATAATCTTAGACAAAAAGTAGCTCCTTTGGCTAGGGAACTGTCTTCCACACCTGATTTGGCAAGTGTGCAAATGTTAGGTGGTCTAAGGAAAACGGTTCGTGTCAAAGTTGATCCAAGTTTACTCAGTCGTTATGGTGTTACTGCAATAGAAGTGGCAGAAAGTTTAAAACAAAATGATGCACTCATTCCTGCAGGGAAAAACTGGTCTTCTGAGTCCATGTTGGATGTTGAAGTAGGCGGGGTGTTACGAAATGTTGCAGATGTGAAACGATTGCCTGTCGCTCAACGAGGAGGAAGAGTTGTTCGCATCCAAGATTTGGCCCAAATTGAAGAAGGCCCAGAAGAAAGAACTCGATCATCAGTGCTTTATGATAAATCATTGGGAGACTCAAAACGGAATGCGGTTACCATCGTTTTTGCCAAACGTAAAGGTACAAACGTTGTTAATCTTTCTAAAGATCTAATTGAAAGAGCCGAGCTTTTCCAAAAAGACCTTCCGAAAGAAATCAAATTGAGTATCATTCGAGATTACGGAAGCACAGCTGAAGACAAATCACATGAGCTTATCGAACATTTGCTCATTGCGACAATTTCTGTAACTGTTCTGATTGCTCTCTGGATGGGCTGGAGATCCGCACTCGTGGTTGCCATTGCCATCCCTGTGACTTTAGCACTCACTCTTGCCATATATTATTTCCTTGGTTATACATTGAATCGTGTGACACTATTTGCTTTGATCTTTTCCATCGGGATTTTGGTAGATGATGCGATTGTTGTTGTGGAAAACATTGAACGCCATTTGGAGGAGAATCCAAAACTAGGTATCATTCGAGCAACACTCATCGCTGTATCCGAAGTAGGAAATCCAACGATTCTTGCAACATTTACAGTCATTGCTGCCATTTTACCAATGGCATTTGTTCGAGGTCTTATGGGGCCGTATATGAAACCAATCCCAGTCGGAGCAAGTCTTGCGATGATACTATCTCTCATTGTTGCATTTGTGATCACTCCATGGGCCTCTGTTCGATTGTTAAAAGAATCTCACTCTCATTCAGATAAAGAAGATGGTCATAAAGTATCCAAGTTAGACCAACTTTATATCAAATTCACCAACTGGTTGTTAGGTACAAAAAAGAATGCAAGTATTTTTGGGGCCATTACGATAGGATTACTTGTGGCATCGATGGCGTTTGTTGCCTTTAAATGGGTAAAAGTAAAAATGTTACCGTTCGATAACAAAGAGGAGTTCCAAGTTTTAATTGACTATGAACCGAGAACCACTTTGACACAAAGTATGTCTCAGTCGGAAACCCTAGCAAAGGTTCTCTTACAAAATCCGAATGTGGAAAAAATCCAAATCTTCGGCGGGGAAGCAGCACCTTTTTCGTTCTCGGGAATGGTAAAACATTCGTTTCTTAGAAATTTGGATTCCATGAATGATTTACAGGTCATTTTGAAGAACAAAAACGATCGTAAGGAATCAAGTCATGAAATCATAGAATCCCTAAGAGGAGAGATTCAGGCTTTTGGTGAATCGCATAATGCAGTGACAAAAGTTTTAGAAATTCCTCCTGGACCTCCTGTGATGGCAACGATGGTTGCAGAAGTGTATGGTCCAACGGTAGATGCTCGAAAAAAAGTAGCAGAAGAAGTTTTCCAGATTTTTAAAGAAGAACCTAGTGTTGTGGATTTAGATACATCTCTCCGAAACGGAAGACCAAAGATGGTGTATCCAATTGATTTTGAAAAGTCAGGATTGTATGGAATTAAAACTTCCGCACTTGCTTACACAGGTTCGATTCTTTTCTCTGAGTCACCTCTTGTCAGTTTGGCGACTGCTGAAGCACCAGAAGAAGTGTCGATCCATCTTTCCATCAAACAATCTATTCGTAGTTCCAAAACGCCTTTTCAAAACCAGAATATCATGTCGATGGAGTCGGGTGTCATTTCTTCAGAACGAGTTTTGGGAAATCCTTATTTGGAAGAAGATAGAGCTTTATTTCGCAAAAATTTGAAACCAGTCAATTATGTGATGAGTGAACTTTCTGGAGAAGAAGAGGCCCCAGTGTATGGAATGCTGAAACTGGCACCGA containing:
- a CDS encoding methyltransferase domain-containing protein is translated as MTPFPFSKSPVNDLPQASPYFVSNFGYWSEVSNYKDAGVQFLTEFVRHCHLTKEASILEVGSGLGGGLVYWKQHFAPKLLSAINLPGEQSNFAKHLWNENDVKVKPFLEGGWEQIKTLPSNFYDYVFAVDCAYHFDPLVDFYKEAYRVLKPEGKLVFNMFHYEKDTKHTFPFILKLFYMPPNQISTVDKTKLQLQQMGFLIEHELDWTTPVIKGFIQYSQYLKLSLRIFGSILDKLTNSFQLSYHYYVVKKVSKL
- a CDS encoding metal-sensitive transcriptional regulator encodes the protein MSLSENQTKLIHRINRIQGQLEAIKNTIVTEEQDCEKAILLLKAAHQAMKKFGEAYIHEYMDTCFKEKKSTQNIEADVKKAISAAFSL
- a CDS encoding DUF2892 domain-containing protein, whose translation is MFLASTKTWYLERLVFLIAGVFSLVGVTLGTYVSSWWFLLNLLVGINLVVFSTIGFCPMAILLNKLGVEPKVKD
- a CDS encoding TolC family protein; this translates as MKHFISFLLLFAPIYLSAEGVGFDDLWKRIEENSSARKSKYLEWKAGEIAKDRSDKHWLPRVYADLRTFQTNDPTLNFMGKLSQRSATDADFSTASTRVRPGNFLDSNNQPYTTLNSDTMNLFAKDTLNYPGSNQYSRGTLGLDLPLYEGGSGKTFAAMNEKRTAGLKFEWLAIQDREFAQAGFYYRAIQSLNDYKKRLDQIKKIESRFQSSYSLGNKGNPVGYAGYLALKSIKNQISILEKQSDLQINDYKETLYVLSDLPSTNLEIVESDLNTFLDTYFKRPIGYERSNGMNAQIKYAEGEKLKAEMEMAKFLPKIGAYSEAYGYQGSRNIANAYQAGVYLQMNLYNPKDMGAVEESKLNAEAALKKIEEKTKEEETHVKQLIQKEIALKESLELIRETVKYQEEQVQNMQRLFQSGAINAIQFAETLNKSLELSRVYMETEIAVLQVRTEASIFSKKEETNESIGRN
- a CDS encoding efflux RND transporter permease subunit, which produces MNPLEEIRAGFAGRLAETFLHSRLTPVIAIASLVLGLFAVYLTPKEEEPQISVPMIDIQIPSPGFSPEETERKVTEPVERAVWGLEGVEYIYSTSKWHGSYITVRFKVGEPIEPSLVKIHHKLMEAKAILPKNTLPPTIKSYSIDDVPFLALSFSAETMNDYNLRQKVAPLARELSSTPDLASVQMLGGLRKTVRVKVDPSLLSRYGVTAIEVAESLKQNDALIPAGKNWSSESMLDVEVGGVLRNVADVKRLPVAQRGGRVVRIQDLAQIEEGPEERTRSSVLYDKSLGDSKRNAVTIVFAKRKGTNVVNLSKDLIERAELFQKDLPKEIKLSIIRDYGSTAEDKSHELIEHLLIATISVTVLIALWMGWRSALVVAIAIPVTLALTLAIYYFLGYTLNRVTLFALIFSIGILVDDAIVVVENIERHLEENPKLGIIRATLIAVSEVGNPTILATFTVIAAILPMAFVRGLMGPYMKPIPVGASLAMILSLIVAFVITPWASVRLLKESHSHSDKEDGHKVSKLDQLYIKFTNWLLGTKKNASIFGAITIGLLVASMAFVAFKWVKVKMLPFDNKEEFQVLIDYEPRTTLTQSMSQSETLAKVLLQNPNVEKIQIFGGEAAPFSFSGMVKHSFLRNLDSMNDLQVILKNKNDRKESSHEIIESLRGEIQAFGESHNAVTKVLEIPPGPPVMATMVAEVYGPTVDARKKVAEEVFQIFKEEPSVVDLDTSLRNGRPKMVYPIDFEKSGLYGIKTSALAYTGSILFSESPLVSLATAEAPEEVSIHLSIKQSIRSSKTPFQNQNIMSMESGVISSERVLGNPYLEEDRALFRKNLKPVNYVMSELSGEEEAPVYGMLKLAPKINYETQTADVPWNTTKPVIKWDGEWFITYEVFRDLGGAFAVVILLIYVLVLGWFKSYTVPLIIMAPIPISLIGILPGHWMMGAYFTATSMIGFIAGAGIIVRNSIILVDFIEGEIKKGVELKEAVVHAGVVRFRPMLLTASAVVVGSFVMLFDPIFQGLAISLMFGEIAATVLSRFAVPVLYYWFIGKSRQGVIKHG